From a single Cytophagales bacterium WSM2-2 genomic region:
- the sufA gene encoding iron-sulfur-binding protein: MILVTEKAKERIMNLRSEEGRTTEHNIRVSVKGGGCSGLMYDLGFDDKINPSDQIFEDKGIKILVDKKSLLYLLGTTLDFTDGLNGKGFQFINPNASRTCGCGESFSV; encoded by the coding sequence ATGATCTTAGTAACAGAGAAAGCCAAAGAAAGAATAATGAATCTGCGTTCAGAGGAAGGCAGAACTACTGAGCATAATATTCGTGTGTCGGTAAAAGGTGGCGGATGCTCAGGACTGATGTATGATTTGGGTTTTGATGATAAAATCAATCCATCCGACCAGATTTTTGAAGATAAAGGAATCAAAATTCTTGTGGATAAGAAGAGCCTGCTTTATCTGCTAGGCACCACACTTGATTTCACCGATGGACTAAATGGAAAGGGTTTCCAGTTCATCAACCCGAATGCTTCGCGCACATGCGGCTGCGGAGAAAGTTTCTCAGTTTAA
- a CDS encoding methylmalonyl-CoA epimerase: MGIAVVKTFGKPGKFPEFSPKIKKTSGNSGMEKLEHIGIAVKNLEESNKLFAKLLGKSHYKIEEVASEGVRTSFFEIGGVKIELLEATNADSPIAKFIDKRGEGIHHLAFEVTNIEHSIQSYTDKGFTLLNQQPKSGADNKQIAFIHPKSTNSVLVELCQENR, from the coding sequence TTGGGCATAGCTGTAGTTAAAACCTTCGGAAAGCCCGGAAAGTTTCCCGAATTTTCTCCCAAAATTAAGAAAACCAGCGGAAACAGTGGTATGGAAAAATTAGAGCACATCGGCATAGCCGTAAAGAATCTCGAAGAGTCAAACAAACTTTTCGCGAAGCTGTTGGGTAAATCACACTATAAGATTGAAGAGGTGGCGAGTGAAGGCGTGAGAACTTCATTCTTCGAAATCGGCGGGGTAAAAATTGAGCTCCTTGAGGCCACCAACGCAGATTCTCCGATTGCAAAATTCATTGACAAACGTGGCGAAGGAATTCATCACCTCGCATTTGAAGTTACCAACATCGAGCACAGCATCCAATCATACACCGACAAGGGGTTCACGCTTTTGAATCAGCAACCCAAATCAGGCGCTGATAACAAACAAATCGCATTCATACATCCGAAATCCACGAATAGTGTTTTAGTGGAACTCTGCCAGGAGAATAGATAA
- a CDS encoding endoribonuclease L-PSP: MSNTIISSDKAPDPVGSYPHARRVGNLLFLSGVGPRKKGSKEIPGVTLDEGRNITSYNIEEQCHSVFQNVKFILEASGSRWENLVDVTVYLTNMKNDFAIFNKIYAEYFPDKATQPCRTTVEVNALPTPIAIELKCIATI; the protein is encoded by the coding sequence ATGAGTAACACAATAATTTCTTCAGATAAAGCGCCAGACCCGGTGGGTTCATATCCACATGCGAGGAGAGTTGGTAACTTACTTTTTCTTTCCGGTGTTGGGCCGCGAAAAAAAGGTTCAAAAGAAATTCCCGGGGTCACCCTTGATGAAGGCAGGAATATTACCAGTTACAATATCGAAGAGCAGTGCCATTCCGTATTTCAAAATGTGAAATTTATTTTGGAGGCTTCAGGTTCGCGTTGGGAAAATCTGGTTGACGTAACAGTCTATCTCACCAATATGAAAAATGACTTTGCCATATTCAATAAAATCTATGCGGAGTATTTCCCTGACAAAGCCACCCAACCTTGCCGGACTACTGTTGAAGTGAATGCACTACCGACACCAATAGCCATCGAGCTAAAGTGCATCGCAACTATTTAA